One stretch of Leadbetterella byssophila DSM 17132 DNA includes these proteins:
- a CDS encoding NUDIX domain-containing protein, translating to MIQEMYGGRIRLRVCGLLWREDKILLLRHSGIGEDGIFWNCPGGGVEEGESIVQALTREFKEETKLEIQVQELYHWDEVIYGKLHGVELYFKVSASNFAAQLGKDPEGNILTELRWFTKEEIHQLPKGHCPPFLRGLC from the coding sequence ATGATTCAAGAGATGTATGGTGGTCGGATCCGACTGCGTGTGTGTGGTTTGCTTTGGAGAGAAGACAAAATCCTTCTTCTCCGTCATTCGGGAATTGGGGAGGACGGCATATTTTGGAATTGCCCTGGAGGAGGAGTAGAAGAAGGGGAAAGTATAGTTCAGGCCTTGACCAGAGAATTCAAGGAAGAAACTAAATTAGAAATCCAAGTTCAGGAGCTATACCATTGGGATGAAGTCATCTACGGAAAACTTCATGGAGTAGAATTGTATTTTAAAGTTTCGGCCAGTAATTTCGCTGCCCAGTTAGGCAAAGATCCGGAAGGAAATATACTGACTGAACTCCGCTGGTTCACAAAAGAAGAAATCCACCAATTACCAAAAGGGCATTGCCCCCCATTTTTAAGAGGTTTATGTTAG
- a CDS encoding ribose-phosphate pyrophosphokinase yields the protein MAEVKIFSGTNSQYLAGKVAYYYGKELGKVSIQRFADSEISVNYEESVRGCDLFLVQSTFPNADNLMELLLMIDAARRASAHYVVAVIPYYGYARQDRKDRPRVAIGAKLVANMLTAAGADRVMTLDLHAGQIQGFFDIPVDHLEGTSVFVPYLKEKNIDNLIFASPDVGGVSRVRRFASFFDADIVICDKQRKVANQIASMQLIGDVKDANVVLVDDMIDTGGTICKAAELILEKGAKSVRAVATHPVFSYKAHEIISNSVFEEVIVSDSIPLRQDNPKVKVISVAELFAHAIGRIRDNGSISTLFINYQQKLKF from the coding sequence ATGGCAGAAGTAAAGATTTTTTCGGGCACTAACTCACAGTATTTAGCCGGAAAAGTAGCGTATTATTACGGGAAAGAACTTGGAAAAGTATCCATACAGCGTTTCGCCGATAGTGAGATATCGGTCAACTACGAAGAATCTGTAAGGGGCTGTGACTTGTTTTTGGTACAAAGTACCTTCCCAAATGCAGATAACTTAATGGAGTTACTGCTTATGATTGACGCCGCAAGGAGAGCATCAGCTCACTACGTGGTGGCCGTAATTCCGTATTACGGATATGCCCGTCAAGACAGAAAGGATCGTCCAAGAGTAGCTATCGGAGCGAAATTAGTGGCGAATATGCTAACTGCCGCGGGAGCAGACAGAGTGATGACTCTAGATCTGCATGCAGGACAGATTCAGGGATTCTTTGACATTCCTGTAGATCATTTGGAAGGAACCTCAGTGTTTGTCCCTTATTTGAAAGAGAAAAACATTGACAACTTAATATTTGCTTCTCCTGACGTAGGTGGTGTATCTAGGGTAAGAAGATTTGCAAGTTTCTTTGATGCAGATATTGTCATTTGTGACAAACAAAGAAAGGTAGCGAATCAGATTGCAAGTATGCAGCTGATTGGCGATGTAAAAGATGCTAACGTAGTCTTAGTGGATGACATGATAGACACCGGTGGCACCATTTGTAAAGCAGCAGAGTTGATCCTTGAAAAGGGAGCAAAATCTGTTAGGGCTGTGGCAACACACCCTGTATTCTCTTACAAAGCACATGAAATCATATCGAATTCTGTGTTTGAAGAGGTTATCGTTTCGGACTCTATTCCATTGAGACAAGATAATCCGAAAGTAAAAGTAATATCAGTAGCAGAACTTTTTGCTCATGCTATTGGTAGAATTAGAGATAATGGATCAATTAGTACATTGTTCATAAATTACCAACAAAAACTTAAATTTTAA
- a CDS encoding DUF3822 family protein, whose amino-acid sequence MLVDDRFNPVRCDAYDLYIEIQFNRLRFIAKKDEEILCLEDHFLGVCTDPTHTSVQVEKLMAIHPFLCRKDWKSVHLISQFQIHALVPTEAFGEAEKYLCLVFNDINKDNFIFFSEVIEKQTLHIGTLESIYQAFQKYYERIELHSPMTAGLRLTLERKKHQIIISDHFLDYYFYYPKKGSVSVRRIPLIDLEELDVENQPTTLWGEITPYGNLYNQIKEKIKSIEMGSINRGIANIYSELPQHRYITLLNI is encoded by the coding sequence ATGTTAGTTGACGACAGATTTAATCCCGTACGATGTGATGCGTACGATCTATATATAGAAATCCAATTTAATCGTTTAAGATTCATCGCCAAGAAGGATGAGGAAATCTTATGCTTGGAGGATCATTTCTTAGGCGTGTGCACTGATCCTACCCATACCTCTGTTCAGGTTGAAAAATTGATGGCCATCCACCCCTTTCTTTGTCGGAAAGACTGGAAATCAGTACACTTGATTTCTCAATTCCAGATACATGCACTAGTGCCAACAGAAGCCTTTGGGGAGGCCGAAAAATATCTCTGTTTAGTTTTTAATGACATAAATAAAGATAATTTCATTTTCTTTTCAGAAGTCATAGAGAAACAAACGCTTCACATAGGCACATTGGAGAGCATTTATCAAGCCTTCCAAAAGTACTACGAAAGGATAGAGCTTCACTCTCCCATGACAGCAGGTCTGCGTTTAACATTAGAAAGAAAGAAACATCAGATCATTATAAGCGATCATTTTTTGGATTACTACTTTTACTACCCTAAAAAAGGTTCAGTTTCAGTGCGGAGGATACCGCTTATAGATTTGGAAGAATTAGATGTAGAAAATCAACCTACGACCTTATGGGGAGAAATTACTCCTTATGGAAACTTATATAATCAAATAAAGGAGAAAATAAAGAGTATCGAAATGGGGAGTATCAACAGGGGAATAGCAAATATTTATTCGGAACTTCCTCAGCACCGTTATATCACACTTCTCAACATTTAA